AGCCACGGTAAATAGTTACTTAGTACGCGCAAAGCCGTCACTCGCGTGTTTTTTCTGATGCAACGCCGTCGCTGTGGCATACGCGCCACGCGTACCCGGCCATGACCGTCGGGGCGGCTAGCCGTCCGCAAAGGGCGGCGGCTGCTTTACAATAGCGTCTTTTGGTAAACGGGCGGACGTCACCCAGTGACCGACACCGTCCGGGCAATCCTCAAAACTTCGGATTCGCGGCCCGCCGCGAATTCATCGATATCACCACGGTCCGAACCCCATGAGCGAAGTCAAACAAATGCCGGTCGTCGAAGTCGGCGCTGAAGATCTGCCGGTCCACTGCCCGAACCCGAAGATGCAGTTCTGGAGCAGCCACCCGCGCGTGTTCATCGACGTGAGCCACGGCGAAGCCGCCTGCGCCTATTGCGGCACGCGCTATCGCCTGAAGCCCGGCACCGTGATCAAGGGTCACTGATCCTGCGTCTTCCTCGTGAAACGGCCCGGCCGCCGGGCGCGTTTCATCGCCACGCTTAACGAATTGAGTCTCCGCCACGATGCATAAAGCCTTGGTGATCGCCCCCAACTGGATTGGGGACGCGCTGATGGCGCAGCCGTTGTTTACCCTGCTCAAGCGTCTGCATCCGCGTCTGACCATCGACGCGATCGCGCCCGGCTGGGTCGCCCCGGTGCTCGAACGCATGCCGGAGATTTCGCGCGTCGTCGCCACCGACCTCGCGCACGGCAAGTTGCAGCCGCTCGAGCGCTACCGGCTCGCGAGCGTGCTGGCCGACGAGGGGTACGACGCCGCCTATGTGCTGCCGAATTCCCTGAAATCGTCACTGATTCCGTGGCTGGCGCGCATTCCGTTGCGCATCGGCTACAAGGGCGAGCAGCGCTACGGCCTGCTCAACGTGCGTCACGCCAATCCGCGCAAGGACGAGCGCCCGCCGATGGTGCGGCATTATGCTGCGCTCGCGTTCGCACCGGGCGCCAAGCTGCCCGAGACGTTGCCGACGCCGCGCATCGAAGCCGACCTGAACGAATCGGCCCGCGTGTTCGCGCGCTTCGGCCTCGATCTGCGCGTGCCGCTCGTGGTGTTCTGCCCGGGCGCCGAGTTCGGACCGGCCAAGCGCTGGCCGCCGGGACACTTCGCGCAGCTCGCGCAGTTGGTGCGCCGCTCGTTCCCGTATGCGCAGATCGTCGCGCTCGGTTCGGGCAAGGACGGTGCGCTGGCGCAGCAAATCGCCGCCGATGCACCGTTCGTGCGCAATCTTTGCGGGCAGACGTCGCTGGCCGAGGCCTGCGCCCTGCTCGCACGCGCGAACGCCGTGGTGAGCAACGATTCCGGCCTGATGCATGTGACGGCCGCCCTGCGCCGCCCGCAGATCGCCTTGTTCGGTTCGTCCGATCCGCGCCACACGCCGCCGCTGTCCGAGCACGCGCACATCCTGTGGCTACAATTGGAGTGCAGCCCGTGTTTTGCTCGCGAATGTCCGCTGGGCCACACACGCTGTCTGAACGAGTTGATGCCCGAGCACGTGTTCGCGAATCTGCGCAACATTTTGCTGACGCAGCGCTGAGCGCCGCGCACGGCAAGCTTTCGGTTCGATCCTGGTAACACTCAACGGTAAATCCTCATGCCACGTTTTGTCCGTCTGTTCGATGCCGCCAGTGAAACCATCACGGCCTTTTATGACGCGCTGCGCCGTGGTCAGACGGATCGCGCGATGACACTCTGGGCGAACGAGGATTTCGTCAGCTACATTCGCGCCGACGGCACCCGCTGGGACGGCCTTGAGCAGATCCGCAGCGGCCTCGTTGCCCAGTTCGCGCAGAGCGTCGTGCTGATCGACTCGCTCGACACGACCGAGTACGACACCGTCGGCACGGTCGTGCACACGGCGACCGAAGCCATTCGCGTGGGCAAGGAAGACGCTGGGCAAACGACCGCCCAGCTGATCCACACGACCTACGTGCTGGTGCACGAGCAAGGCGACTGGCGCTTCGCCCACATCCACTCAAGCCCCCTGCCGCCGCATGCCGTCGAGCAATTCAGCCTGATGATGCACGCGCGTCCGGACGGGCTGCACTGAGCCGTTCGGTGGTCGCATGACAGCGCGCCCGGCCGTCTTTCTGCCTCAGGATTACCGGTCGCCCCGGTGGCTGCCCGACGGCCACAGCCAGACGATCTATCCCGCGTTGCTGGGCCGCCGCCCGTCGGTCGAGTTCCGTCGCGAGACGTGGGATACGCCCGACGGCGACTTCGTCGACGTCGACTGGCTGGTCGCGCCGCCCGCCTCGCAGAAGACCCCGCCCGCCCCCGACGGTCTCGTCGAAACACCGCTGATCGTGCTGTTCCACGGTTTGGAAGGGGGCTCGGGCAGCCATTACGCCCGCACGCTGATGCGTGAAGTCGAAGCACAGGGCTGGCGCGGCGTGATTCCCCACTTTCGCAGTTGCAGCGGACGCATGAACCGCGCCCCGCGCTTCTATCACTCCGGCGACAGCACCGAAATCGACTGGATGCTGCAGCGCCTGCGTGCCCACACGTCCGGCCCGATCTTCGCGGCGGGCGTGTCGCTCGGTGGCAATGTGCTGCTGCGCTGGCTCGGCGAGCGCGAGGGGCATGCGACACAAGTCGTCAGCGCCGCCTGCGCCATCTCCGCCCCGCTAGATCTGCGTGCGGGCGGTCTGGCGCTCTCGCACGGCTTCAACATGGTGTACACGCGCAATTTCCTGGGCACGCTCAAGAAGAAGGCGCTGGCCAAACTCGACCAGTACCCCGGACTCTACGACCGGGAGTTGATGATGGCGGCACGCGATCTCGGCGAGTTCGATCATGTCGTGACGGCGCCGCTGCACGGTTTTCACAGCGCGTTCGACTACTACACACGCGCGTCGAGCAAGCCGATTCTGCCCGCCATCGAAGTTCCGACGCTCGTCATCAACGCCCGCAACGACCCGTTCCAACCGGCCAGCGCGCTGCCCGGCGAAGGCGACGTCGGCCGCTTCGTGCAACTGCTGCAACCGGCGCATGGCGGACACGTCGGCTTCATGAGCGGACCGTTTCCGGGCGGCCTGACGTGGATGCCGCGCACGGTCATCGACTATTTCCGTCAGTTTGTGCCCAATGCCGCGTGAGCTCGACCGCGCATCGCACATACCGACACACATTAAGGTGTCCTAATGGATGAGATCGTTCGACAGGCAATGGCCAAATGGCCCAATGTGCCGCACTGCTATGGCTGGCTCGCTCTGGATCGTCGCGGCCAGTGGCGCATGCGCGACGAGCAGACGCAGGCGGAAGGCACGGCGGGCGACCCGATTCGTCACGCGGCGCTGATCGCGTTCATCGCACGCAACTACGCCTGCGACGAGGCCGGACGTTGGTACTTCCAGAACGGCCCGCAACGCGTGTACGTCTCGCTGGCTTACGCGCCGTTCGTGGTGCGCCTCACGTGGGACGCCTCGGCGAACGACGGACGCGGCGCACCCGTGCTGACGGATCAGTTGGGCAAGACGTTCGTGCCGCAGGCCTGTCTGCTCGACGAGGATGGCAGCGTCGCCTTTGTGGGGACGAAGGACGCGGGGAACGCGACCGCGCCGCTGGCGCTACTGCACGATCACGATATCGATCTGCTCACGCAGGTGTCTGATCTTGCACAGGCGTTCGAAGTGGCGGAGACGGCAGACGACACCGCCGATGCGAAGGCTGCGGTGCGTCTGCACTGGCGTAATGGCGACACGCTTGCGCTGACCACTGTTCATGCGGGCACGCTTCCGCAGACGTTTGGGTTCGAGCGAGACCCGCGAACTGACCATAAGGATTGACTACGCTACACAACGGTGTGGTCCCGGACGTGCTTGTTTTCCTCGAACAGCTTGGGATACCGGCGGATGTAGAACGTCTCGATATCCTCTTCGGCGTCATTCTGTTTCAGCAACCACCAAGGCTCACGCGCGAGACGGACGGCCAGCGCGGCGGCGCAAGCCAAACCGACGTAGAGCCCATAGCGCCCGCCCACGTTGCTCCACGCGTACGACGCACCATAAAACGCGAACGAGGACATACTCGTCAATTGTCCGGTAAGCAAAGTTGCGCTTGCGACTCTGATACGGACCGATGGCGGGATCGCGATGACTCGCCGATCGATGCCAGTCATGGACAGACAGGCCCCGAAGGCGCCCGTCGCAATCAGCGCAGCGCCAAGCGCGCCGACAGCATGTGAGGCAGTTATGGCAATGAGACCGATACAGAACGCAGCCCAAACCGATAGATAGCCATACCTTCGTTGCAGCACGCCGGACAACAGCGGGTGCACGACAACGACACCGCCAATCGACCCGACAACGAACAGGGCGGTCAACCACCCCACTTGTGAATTCGCAAGGCCCGCATGCTTGACCCACTGGGGGATCAGCATCGGAACAATTCCTGCCGTCGCAATACCGAGCAAGATATCCTGCAACGAAAAAAAACGCTCGGCAGGCAAACGGACTTTAAGCACAAAGCCAGCGAGCGCGGAACGCCAATACGACCGTAGGCTGGGTGAAACAGATCGTTCCGCGAAACGCCCTGCAGGTAATGCCGGGAGTCGCAGCGCCAGCGGCAACACAAGACATCCGAGCGCAGCAACACAAACCATGGCGTATTGCTGACTGAAGCGCGCCAATGCATATCCGGCCAGTAATGGCCCGCCAATTCGGCCAAGGTTCGCCATAATCCGACGCATGCGAAACGCGGACAATGCACGTTGTTTCCCGATGGTCTCCGCCGGATAGATGCTCAGCAGTGGTTGCGTGACGGCGAAGGCCACTACAGCAACCATATCGTTCACCACCCAGAGGACAGGACTTTGCCGTCAGCCGAACTGCTTGTTGAATTCCTTCTCGTCTTCCTTATCTTCCCTGTACCGGCGCTGGAACTCGTGCAGTTTCGCGTCGATGGTGGAGAGCTCGTAGAAATCGGCATCCCCGGCGTCGCGCGCGAGCTTGAGTTGACTCACTGCCGCCATCCACTGACCTTGCAGTGCATATTGCTCGGCGAGCGCCTCATGCTGACGCGCCCGTTTGCCGCCTGCGGCCCATGCGCCAGCCAATGCACGCCACCAGATCGGCTCGCTGCGGTAGCGCTCGACCTGCGATTGCAGGAACTTCGTGGCGTCGGGGACGCGCTGGCTGGCGACGAGTGCGTCCGCGTAGGCCATGTCCGCCGCTTGCGACAGCGGGAAGGCCGCGCGCGCCTGCGTGGCGACGCGCAGCGCCTCGTCCGGCTTGCCGGATAGCCGCGCGAGATCGGACGCCAGCACCGCCAGACTCGGCGTGCCCGGCCCGGTTCCCCCGAACGCCGTACGCGCGCGCTCGAGCGCGTCGCGCGCAGGCTCCCAACGTCGCTGCTTCATTTCGGCCAGTGCCACCGCATACCATGCCCCCGCCACGTTCGGCGCGGTCTGCGTCCGGATGGCGGTACGTTGCGCGTCGGCAATGGCCGCGAAATCGCTCGCCGACTTCTGCTGCAAAACCAGCGAGCGTGCGCGCACGAATGCGTATTCCGGCGACTGCTCCGGCTGACGATAACCGGCGCTGCGCGAGCGGTTGAGCATGTCGGCAATGCGCTCCGTCGTGAGCGGGTGAGTCCGGACATATTCAGGCACGCCCGCTTCGTTGATCGCATCGGCGCGTTGCAGACGCTCGAAGAATGTCGGCATTGCATACGTGTCGAAACCGGCGGCCTGCAATAACTGGAAGCCGACACGATCCGCCTCGCGCTCCGCGTCGCGCGAGAAACGCAGTTGCCGGTCGACGGCCAGCCCTTGCCCGCCCATGGCAATGCCCATCCCAAGATCCGAGCTGCGCGCACCGATACCGGCCAGCAAGCCAAGCAGCAGGCCGCCCAGCGCGATCCACGAGTTCTGGGCCTGCTGGCCGAGCATGCGTGCGATGTGATGCTGAAGGACGTGCCCCGTCTCGTGCCCGACGACCGAGGCGAGTTCCGATTCGGTCCGCGTGGTGACGATCAGCCCGGTGTTGATGCCGATGAAGCCACCGGGCAGCGAGAACGCGTTGATCGCGGCGTCGCGCACGACGAAGAACTCGAAGCTCTGGCTCGCGTCGATGCCGACCTTGCGGGTAGCCGAGACAAGCTTGCTGCCCAGCGCATTGACGTAGTCCGAGAGCAGCAGATCGTTGAGGTAATCGGGATCGGCGCGAATCTCGCGCATCACGCGCTCGCCCAGCTTGCGCTCCATCGCGGGCGAGAGGTCGGCGGCCGAGCTTTGGCCGAGGGTCGGCAAGCCCTGGGCGAGCGCTTGCGTCGGCATGATCGCGGCGGCGAACGTCGTCGCCGTCATCACCGGCAGCATCAAAGCGGCGACGATGCGCCGCCAGCGGGCGACGCCAGACGAACTTGAATCGAGGGGATTGGGATGACGGGCGTGCGTCGGCATGGACGTCATGGGCGTGGGCGCCGCGTGGCGCTGATCATTCGAGGCTGCTGCTATGATAGCAGCCAGACGCGGACGTTCCGCACCGTCGCCCGAACGATAAAAACATCGGCGAATTCGCCGACGCGGGCTGCATGATCGCGCACGATTTCAGAACGAATGGCGACTGACGCCCGACTGAATCCCGCCCGATCTCCGCCCCATTTCCTGCACTTTCTCAGCATCGACTCATGGCAGAACTCACCCACTTCGACACCGCCGGACAGGCCCACATGGTTGACGTCGGCGGCAAAGACAGCACGCACCGCATCGCGGTCGCGCGCGGCACCATCCGCATGAAGCCGGAAACGCTGGCGCTCATTCGCACCGGCACGGCCAAGAAAGGCGACGTGCTGGGCATCGCCCGCATCGCCGCCATTCAGGGCGCCAAACGCACGGCCGATCTGATTCCGCTGTGCCATCCGCTGGCGCTCACGCGCGTGACGGTCGAGTTTCTCGTCGACGACGGCGCGAACGCCGTGCACTGCCGCGCGCAGGTCGAGACCATTGGGCGCACCGGCGTCGAGATGGAAGCCCTCACCGCCGTGCAAGTCGGCCTGCTGACGATTTACGACATGTGCAAGGCCGTGGATCGCGGCATGACGATGACCGACGTTCGCGTGCTGGAAAAGCACGGCGGCAAGTCGGGCGATTGGGTGGCAACAGAGTAATCACGGCATCGGCGATTCCGTCGCACGCACGCACGTCGCACGCCGCTTGGACGGCGGCCGGACAAAGCCCGCGAAGGCTTCACGTCCGGGACGCCGTCCACTGCACCGCCAGAATGCTCGCGAAGACCATCGCAAGTCCCACGAATGCCAGTCCTTTGATCGCCTGACCGAGCAGCACCCAACCGAGTACGACGGCCGTCAACGGACTGAGCAATCCCAGTGACGACACCGCCACCGGCGAAAGACGTGCGATGCCACGAAACCACAACGCGTACGCCAGCAAGGCCCCCGCCATCGACAGATAGACATACCCTGCCGTCTGCCACCCCGTGAGCGACGGCAGCGGCGGATCGGCCAGCAACGCCGCCGGCGTCAGCATCAAGCCACCCAACAGCAGTTGCCAGCCGGTGAGCGCCAGCACCGGCATGCTCAGTCGCCAGCGACGCGTCAGATAGGTACCAGCCGCCATGCATGCTGCGCCAGCAAGCGCGGCCGCAATGCCGACCGGCTCGAACACCGTCCCAGGCGAAAGCAGCAGCACGCCCATCCCGACGACACCGGCAATCGCCGCCCACACCGTCGCCATCAGCGGCCGCCGCTGATCCACGCCCCACGCCAGCCCCATGACAAGCAACGGCTGAATCGCACCGACGACCGCCGCCAGACCGCCCGGCAACCGGTACGCCGCGACGAACAGCAGCGCCTGAAATGCGCCAATGTTCAGTGCGGCGAGCGTCAGCAATCGCGCCCAGTCCCCGCGCGCAGGCCAGCGTCGCGCGTAGAGCAACAACAGCAATCCCGACGGCAGCACGCGAATCAGCGCCGCCGTGAACGGACGATCAGGGGGCAACACCTGCGTCGTCACGATGTAGGTCGATCCCCAGATCATCGGGGCGAGGGCCGTGAAGAACACATCCAGCCACGCCGTGTTCGTCGTCTGTGCAGAAATTCGGGTCATCGCAATTTATCTTCAATTCAAGATAAATCGAAGTTTGGTATCCTTTTGTCTTGATGTCAAGATAAATGGGGTTTGCAGCATGGCGAAGCGATCAACTGGGAAAGCGAGGAATACGGGGAGTGAGGGGAATGCGACGATTGAGATAAAGGACAACGCGTCGACGAATAGCGACGCGGTCGACAGCATCCTCGCGCAGTGGCACCGCGAGCGTCCGGATCTGGACGTGTCGCCCATGGGCGTGATCGGCCGCCTCAAGCGGTGCGCGGCGCTCGTCCAGCAGCAGCTCGACGCCACGTTCGCCGAATTCGACATGAGCGGGTGGGAATTCGATATGTTGGCGACGTTGCGTCGCTCCGGCGCGCCTTACCGGCTCGCGCCGACGGCGCTCTTCTCCACGCTGATGGTGACGTCGGGCACCATGACGCACCGGTTGCAACGCCTCGAGGCACGGGGCTGGATCGCTCGCGTGCCGAACCCGGACGACGCACGCAGCACGCTCGTCCAACTGACCGATGGCGGCTTCGCCCTGATCGAACGTGCGGTCGAAGCGCACGTGGCCAACGAACACCGCATGCTCGCACCGCTCACCAAGGCGACGCTCGTTAACGTCGAGTCCGGGCTGGGCGACTGGCTTAAGGCGCTGGAACGCGTGAAATAAGGGCTTGTCTCGACGTCAAGAAAAAGGCTCGCACAATGGCGAGCCTTTGAACTGCAGCATGCCGCGCCCACCCGGCGGCCTACTCGCACCTTCCGCGGATCAGGCCGCAGCGACCTTGCCGACGCGCTGGCGCTGTGGCCAGAAGTACCAAACTGCACCGACCAATTGCAGTACGATCAGCACCGTCCACGCCGTGAAGTGCCCCTGCGGGCTGTGCGCCGCGTACGCGCCGAGTACCGCGCCTACGCCGACCTGGCACAGGAAGATCAGCAGGAAGATGACGAGCGTGAGCGAGGTGTTGACGCGTCCGATCAGCGTGCCGTGGAAATATTCCGCGAGCACGGCGTAAGACAGGATGCCCGTGCCGCCGAAGATGCCGTAAGCCGCCCACAGCCAGACCGGCGGAATTGGCGTGCGCAGCATCAGCAGCAACTGCACCCCGACGAACAACACCATGCCGACGCCGGAGAAGGCAAACACGCTCACTCCCCGACGCTCCAGCGAACGGGCGGCCGCCCCGAACACCACGCTGCCCGCCATCATCGCCAGCCCCACGACCGACACGAGCGATGCCGCCTGCGCCGCCGACAGCCCTTCGACGTCGCGCATGAACGGCGCCATCCACAGCGACTGCATTGCGTAGAACACGCCCTGCGTGATACCCGAGAGCGACGTCACCTTCCAGAACATCGCGCTACCGAGCACCTGGCGCACGCCTTGCAGCGCCTCCGACAAGCCGCCCTGTGCATGCGACCCGGGCTTCTCCGGCGCGCCGAACCACAGCGCGATGGACGTGAATACGGTGAGCGCCGCCAGTCCGAAGGACACCACGCGCCAGTCCGTCAGTCCGAGCAACCAGTTCAGGGGTGCGCCGACGACGACGCCGCCCATGCCGCCCACGGCCATCACCAGACCGTTGAGCAACGGCAGACGCGCCACCGGAAACCACTGCGCCAGCGCCTTGAATGCACTGCCCAGACACACCGACACACCGACACCAATGAGCAGACGCCCAACCATCAGCGCGCCCACGCCATGCGCCAGACCGAACAACGCC
The Pandoraea oxalativorans genome window above contains:
- a CDS encoding YheT family hydrolase, producing the protein MTARPAVFLPQDYRSPRWLPDGHSQTIYPALLGRRPSVEFRRETWDTPDGDFVDVDWLVAPPASQKTPPAPDGLVETPLIVLFHGLEGGSGSHYARTLMREVEAQGWRGVIPHFRSCSGRMNRAPRFYHSGDSTEIDWMLQRLRAHTSGPIFAAGVSLGGNVLLRWLGEREGHATQVVSAACAISAPLDLRAGGLALSHGFNMVYTRNFLGTLKKKALAKLDQYPGLYDRELMMAARDLGEFDHVVTAPLHGFHSAFDYYTRASSKPILPAIEVPTLVINARNDPFQPASALPGEGDVGRFVQLLQPAHGGHVGFMSGPFPGGLTWMPRTVIDYFRQFVPNAA
- a CDS encoding MFS transporter, with the protein product MSKAFRIFVLFACGYFVSYVYRGVNIGFAPFMTRDLGLSSADLGLLTSLYFLGFAGAQLPAGVLLDRFGPRRVSSLVLLLAAAGAALFGLAHGVGALMVGRLLIGVGVSVCLGSAFKALAQWFPVARLPLLNGLVMAVGGMGGVVVGAPLNWLLGLTDWRVVSFGLAALTVFTSIALWFGAPEKPGSHAQGGLSEALQGVRQVLGSAMFWKVTSLSGITQGVFYAMQSLWMAPFMRDVEGLSAAQAASLVSVVGLAMMAGSVVFGAAARSLERRGVSVFAFSGVGMVLFVGVQLLLMLRTPIPPVWLWAAYGIFGGTGILSYAVLAEYFHGTLIGRVNTSLTLVIFLLIFLCQVGVGAVLGAYAAHSPQGHFTAWTVLIVLQLVGAVWYFWPQRQRVGKVAAA
- a CDS encoding M48 family metalloprotease codes for the protein MTSMPTHARHPNPLDSSSSGVARWRRIVAALMLPVMTATTFAAAIMPTQALAQGLPTLGQSSAADLSPAMERKLGERVMREIRADPDYLNDLLLSDYVNALGSKLVSATRKVGIDASQSFEFFVVRDAAINAFSLPGGFIGINTGLIVTTRTESELASVVGHETGHVLQHHIARMLGQQAQNSWIALGGLLLGLLAGIGARSSDLGMGIAMGGQGLAVDRQLRFSRDAEREADRVGFQLLQAAGFDTYAMPTFFERLQRADAINEAGVPEYVRTHPLTTERIADMLNRSRSAGYRQPEQSPEYAFVRARSLVLQQKSASDFAAIADAQRTAIRTQTAPNVAGAWYAVALAEMKQRRWEPARDALERARTAFGGTGPGTPSLAVLASDLARLSGKPDEALRVATQARAAFPLSQAADMAYADALVASQRVPDATKFLQSQVERYRSEPIWWRALAGAWAAGGKRARQHEALAEQYALQGQWMAAVSQLKLARDAGDADFYELSTIDAKLHEFQRRYREDKEDEKEFNKQFG
- a CDS encoding DUF2946 family protein, yielding MDEIVRQAMAKWPNVPHCYGWLALDRRGQWRMRDEQTQAEGTAGDPIRHAALIAFIARNYACDEAGRWYFQNGPQRVYVSLAYAPFVVRLTWDASANDGRGAPVLTDQLGKTFVPQACLLDEDGSVAFVGTKDAGNATAPLALLHDHDIDLLTQVSDLAQAFEVAETADDTADAKAAVRLHWRNGDTLALTTVHAGTLPQTFGFERDPRTDHKD
- a CDS encoding MarR family winged helix-turn-helix transcriptional regulator translates to MAKRSTGKARNTGSEGNATIEIKDNASTNSDAVDSILAQWHRERPDLDVSPMGVIGRLKRCAALVQQQLDATFAEFDMSGWEFDMLATLRRSGAPYRLAPTALFSTLMVTSGTMTHRLQRLEARGWIARVPNPDDARSTLVQLTDGGFALIERAVEAHVANEHRMLAPLTKATLVNVESGLGDWLKALERVK
- the waaF gene encoding lipopolysaccharide heptosyltransferase II, with translation MHKALVIAPNWIGDALMAQPLFTLLKRLHPRLTIDAIAPGWVAPVLERMPEISRVVATDLAHGKLQPLERYRLASVLADEGYDAAYVLPNSLKSSLIPWLARIPLRIGYKGEQRYGLLNVRHANPRKDERPPMVRHYAALAFAPGAKLPETLPTPRIEADLNESARVFARFGLDLRVPLVVFCPGAEFGPAKRWPPGHFAQLAQLVRRSFPYAQIVALGSGKDGALAQQIAADAPFVRNLCGQTSLAEACALLARANAVVSNDSGLMHVTAALRRPQIALFGSSDPRHTPPLSEHAHILWLQLECSPCFARECPLGHTRCLNELMPEHVFANLRNILLTQR
- a CDS encoding EamA family transporter, with product MTRISAQTTNTAWLDVFFTALAPMIWGSTYIVTTQVLPPDRPFTAALIRVLPSGLLLLLYARRWPARGDWARLLTLAALNIGAFQALLFVAAYRLPGGLAAVVGAIQPLLVMGLAWGVDQRRPLMATVWAAIAGVVGMGVLLLSPGTVFEPVGIAAALAGAACMAAGTYLTRRWRLSMPVLALTGWQLLLGGLMLTPAALLADPPLPSLTGWQTAGYVYLSMAGALLAYALWFRGIARLSPVAVSSLGLLSPLTAVVLGWVLLGQAIKGLAFVGLAMVFASILAVQWTASRT
- a CDS encoding zinc-finger domain-containing protein → MSEVKQMPVVEVGAEDLPVHCPNPKMQFWSSHPRVFIDVSHGEAACAYCGTRYRLKPGTVIKGH
- a CDS encoding MFS transporter, which gives rise to MVAVVAFAVTQPLLSIYPAETIGKQRALSAFRMRRIMANLGRIGGPLLAGYALARFSQQYAMVCVAALGCLVLPLALRLPALPAGRFAERSVSPSLRSYWRSALAGFVLKVRLPAERFFSLQDILLGIATAGIVPMLIPQWVKHAGLANSQVGWLTALFVVGSIGGVVVVHPLLSGVLQRRYGYLSVWAAFCIGLIAITASHAVGALGAALIATGAFGACLSMTGIDRRVIAIPPSVRIRVASATLLTGQLTSMSSFAFYGASYAWSNVGGRYGLYVGLACAAALAVRLAREPWWLLKQNDAEEDIETFYIRRYPKLFEENKHVRDHTVV
- a CDS encoding nuclear transport factor 2 family protein is translated as MPRFVRLFDAASETITAFYDALRRGQTDRAMTLWANEDFVSYIRADGTRWDGLEQIRSGLVAQFAQSVVLIDSLDTTEYDTVGTVVHTATEAIRVGKEDAGQTTAQLIHTTYVLVHEQGDWRFAHIHSSPLPPHAVEQFSLMMHARPDGLH
- the moaC gene encoding cyclic pyranopterin monophosphate synthase MoaC is translated as MAELTHFDTAGQAHMVDVGGKDSTHRIAVARGTIRMKPETLALIRTGTAKKGDVLGIARIAAIQGAKRTADLIPLCHPLALTRVTVEFLVDDGANAVHCRAQVETIGRTGVEMEALTAVQVGLLTIYDMCKAVDRGMTMTDVRVLEKHGGKSGDWVATE